The genomic interval CACACACCTGCCGGATGTCCTCCTCGTTCCCGCCGGGACTCGCGCTCATTCCCGTCACGAGCGGGTCTGCGGCGTCCGCGAGGTAGCGCTCCGCGATGTACGTGTACGCGTAGTCGCCGGTCGCGCGGTGGCACTCGTCGAACGTGCAGTGCACCACGTCCCGGAGGCTCACGCGGCCGCCGACGAGGTCGTTCTCCACCACCTGCGGCGTCGCGATGACGACGCGCGCGGACTCCCAGAGTTCCGCGCGGTCGTCCGGCCGGACTTCGCCCGTGAACACCACGATTTCGTCGTCCGGGATGTCGAGCGCGTCCCGGTAGAACGTCGCGTGCTGTTCCACCAGCGGCTTCGTCGGCGCGAGCAACAGCGACTTCCCGCCGGCGTCGTCCGCCAGGCGTTCCGCCGTCACCAACAGACTCACCGCCGTCTTCCCCAGTCCCGTCGGGAGGCAGACGAGGGTGTTCCCGGAGAGCGCTCGCTCGGCGAGGTCGACCTGGTAGTCGCGGCGCTCGATGACGCCCGCCGAGAGGAGCGGGCGACTCACGTAGTCGGCGTCGGTGGCGGCCATTCACCACGGTGTTGGCCGCTCACGCGTTTAAGGGTTCGCGTGGCGGGGTGAAAGTGAACTAGTCCACGAGTTCCGCGAGTTCGAGGAGGGTGTCGAGGTCGAGCACGGCCACGACGAGCGCGACGACCACGAGCGCCACTATCGCGATGACTGCCCACTCGACTGGTGTCATACTCGCGGGTTCGGACGCCCCGGAAAAACCGTTTGTGGCCCCGCCCCGGGCTACACGAGGTGGATAGTCGCCCACATCGCGCTCGCGGACGCGACGGGGATGGAGAAGTTGTCGTCCACGACGTACGTGAACACCACGGGCTTCACGCCGTCCGCGACCGCGGCGGCCGCCGCGCCCGCGATAGCCGCGGGGACGGGGACGCGGAGGAGGCTGGCGATGGCGAGGCAGAACCCGAACGTCGCGAGCATCACCCACGACTGCTTCATCCCGAGGTCGCCGCTCGACAGGATTCCCGAGATGGGGTCGCCGAGGGTCAGCATGAACATCGCGGGCACCGCGACGAACGGGTCGAACGCGAGCGCGACGAGCGTCATCGCCACCGCGCCGAGCGCGTACCCCGCGGGGTTCTCCCGCTCGTACTCCCGCGTGAGCTTCGAGAAGATACGCCAGTGGTCGATTGTGCCGGCGAGGCGGAGCGCCTCCGCCGCGGCGACGACGACGCACGCGAGAACGAGGAAGCCCCGAATATAGGCCCACGGCGCGCCGAGCAGGTACGCGAGGGGGACGACCGACGTGCTCGCGTGGACGGCGCGCCGCGGGAGTTCGCTCACAGTTCGGAGAAGTCAGCGCGGCCGGCGCGGAGGTCGCCGAGCACGCGCGGGAGGTCGTCGATGTCGACGCGCGTCTGGTCGGTCGAGTCGCGGTCTCGAAGCGTCACGTCGCCGTCTTCGAGGCTCTCGTAGTCGACGGTGACGCAGAACGGCGTGCCGACCTCGTCCTGCCGGCGGTACCGGCGGCCGATGTTTCCGGAGTCGTCGTACGTCACGGAAAACCCGGCTTCGCGGAGGTCTCGCGCGAGGTCGCGCGCCTCCTCGCCGAGGCCGTCCTTGTCCATCAGGGGGAACACGCCGACGAACGTCGGCGCGACCTCGGGGTCGAGGCGGAGCACGTCGCGCTCCTCGCCGTCCACCTCGTCGGTGTCGAGCGCGTGCGCGAGCACCGTGTAGACGACGCGACCGACGCCGAACGCCGGTTCGACCACGTGGGGCGTGATGTGCCGCCCGGCCTCCGTCACCTCCTCCACCGCAAAGCCGGTCTTTTCGACGGGCACCTCGTACGTCTCGCCGTCCACGTCAACCGCAACAGTGTCGTCGTCGAACGCCGCGCGGTCGCGCTCCGCGAGGGTTTCGAGCGCGTCCGCCACGTCGCCCGCCGCGCCGCCGAACTCGGGGCCGAGGTAGGACATGTCGGGGTCGACGGTCGCGCGCTCGACGGTCTTCGGCTCGTCGAACTGCTTGAACACCGTGAAGTTCTCCCCGGAGTGTTTCGCGTGCTTCGAGAGGTCGTAGTCCGTCCGGGACGCGAGCCCCTCGATTTCTATCCAGTCGCCGTCCACCTCGGACTCGGCGTCCCAGCAGTCGCTCGCGTAGTGCGAGAGTTCGCCGGGGAGGTGCTGGCGGAACCGGAAGCGGTTCATGTCCACGCCGACGCGGTCGAACCACCGCTGGCTCACGCCGAGCCAGTACGCCGTCCACTCGTCGCCCACGATACCCTCCTCGACGGCCTCGCGCGGCGTCTTCTGGACGTACTCGCCGTCCTCGGCCTGCTGTTCGGAGACGGGGTAGAGGGTGAGCGAGATGTCGCTCACGGCGTCGAGGTCGGGGCTGTCCGACTCGGGGTCGAAGAAGTACTCCAGCTCCGCCATCGTGAACTCGCGAGTGCGCAGGAGGGCGTTCCGCGGGCTGATTTCGTTCCGGTAGCCCGTTCCGACCTGCGCCGCGCCGAACGGCAGTTGCTCGCGCGCGTACTCCTTCAGCCGGGGGAACTCCACGAACATCCCCTGCGCGGTCTCCGGGCGCATGTAGCCCGTCTGGCCGTCGCCCGGCCCGATCTGGGTCTTGAACATGAGGTTGAAGTTCTCCACGTCCTCGCCCGCGAGCGGCGTGTTACAGTTCGGACAGACGAGGTCGTGGTCGCGGATGAGTCCCTCGACCTCGGGAATCGGGAGGCTCTCGGCGTCCTCGATGCCCGTGTTGTCCTCGATGAGGTGGTCGGCGCGGTGGCTCTCCCCGCACTCCGGGCACTCGACGAGCATGTCGTCGAACGTCTCGATGTGCCCGGACGCCTCGAACACGGGTTCTGGCGTGACCGTCGGCGCGTCTATCTCCATGTTCCCCTCGCGGGTGACGAAGCGGTCGCGCCACGCGTCCTCGACGTTCCGCTTCAGGCTCGCGCCCTCCGGCCCGTACGTGTAGAACCCGGCGACGCCGCCGTACGCCTCGTTCGCCTGGAAGAAGAAACCCCGTCGGCGGGCGAGTTCGTCCAGGTTCATAGCGCGGAGAGCAGGTCGATGTCCCGGACGATGCCGGTGAGGTCGTCGCCGCTCACGAGCGGGAGCTGTTCCACGTCGTGCGTGAGCATCAGTTGTGCGACCTCCTGGGCGGTCTTCGTGCTCGACACCGTCACGGGGTCGGTCGTCATGAACTCCCGCACGGGCTCGCCGGGAATCTCGACGTTCCGCGTCGGGAAGTAGCGGTTCCCGACGGCCTTGATTCCCTCCCACATCCAGTCGTCGTCCTGGCCCGCGATGGAGTCACCGATGTCGTCCTCGCCCTCCACGACGCGCGCCACGTCGATGACGTCCACTTCCGTGATGATGCCCGCCATCTCCGCGTCGTCGTCGAGCACGACCGCGTACGGGACGTTCGCGTACGCGATTTCGCGCTCCGACACCGGGAGCGGCGTCCCCTCGTAGACGGTGTTCACGTCGCGCCGGGCGAGCCCGCCGACCTCGCTGTCGCCCGCCACGTCGCCGTCCGCGATGGCGCGCACCACGTCCGTGATGGTGACGATGCCCTCCAGTTCGTCGTCGCCCCCGACGACGGGGACGCGGCGCGCGCCCTCGGCGACCATCAGGCGCGCCGCCTCCACGATGGAGGCGTCCGCGCTCGCCGTCGGCACGTCCTGCATCAGCAGCGCGAGCTGGTCTTCGTCCGGCTGTTCGATGAGGTCTTCGCGCGAAACGAGTCCGCGGTAGCGTTCGCCCGCGTCGGATTCCTTGACGACGGGGACAGAAGAGAACTCGCGCTCCTGCAGATACGTGAGCACGTCCTCGCGAGTACCCGGAAGCTCGACCGTCACGAGCTCCGAGCGGGGTGTCATCGCGTCAGCGACGTTCATGTGGGCGGTCTACGATGCCCGCCCATTTGTAGGCTACGCCCTCAGTTCTCGGCGACGACGCGGTCGGCCTCCGGGAAGAACTTCTCGTAGCCGTCGTGCTCGAACGACCCGAGGTGGGTGCCGTCGAGGCGCTGGACGTGCGTGTACAGCGTTCCGTGTTCGACCGCCGCCTCGACGAGCGGCTGGGCGTAGTGCCGGAGGAAGTTCCCCGCGATGAAGACGGCCGTCTCCGTCTCGGGGTCGCGGAGCTCCGTCACGAAGAACACGCGGCCGTCCACCTCGGCGCGGTACACGTCGTAGACGGGGAAGCCGTCGTCGCGGAACACGTCCGCGAACGCCTCCGCGTCGTTGTCCGGAACGACGTGCACGATGCCGTACTGCACGTCGTCGTCCGCGGGGTCGTCGTTCGAGTCGAGCCCCTTCGTCGCGGTGTCGCCCGCGCGGAGCGTCACCGTCGTCCACCCCTCCGCTTCGAGTTCCTCCGCGAGCGCGTCCATGTCCGCGAGCGTCTGCGCCCACGCGTCCTTCTTCGCACCCGGGTTCTCCGTTATCTGCTCGCGTCGCTCCGCGAGCTCGTCCTTCTCCGGCGAGTCCGGTCCCTGTTTGACCATATGCGTGGAAGTGGGCGATTCGGACGGAAGAACGTTCCGCTGGCCGTTAGACGCCGAACGCGACTTCGAGCGCGAAGGAGACGACGAGCAGGCAGACCGCGGTCGCCGCGACCGTCACGCCGTCCCGCGGCCGGTCGTTCGGGTGGAGCGGGACGAGCGCGGCCGGCGGGAGTCGGGCGACGTACCGCGCGAACGTCCCGCTCTCCGCTTCCTCCTCGCCGAAGTTGTCCGGGCCGCTCCTGTCCGCGCCGACGCGGCCGTCCGCGCTCGCAAAGGGGTTCAGGACGCTCGCCGCGGCCGCCGCTTTCTCCCGGTCGCTCCGCTCGTCGTCCTCGACGGGGTCGGCGGTTCGCTCGACGCGCGCGCTCGTCGCCTCGTCGCTCTCCGTGTCGCGCTTCCACGCCGCCGTCGGTCGGAGTTTGATGGCGGCGTACCCGAGGAGGAGCCAGCCGAGGACGAACTGCCCGAACTTCACGCCGGACGCGCCCGCGCTGTACAGCGCGCTCACGGCCGCGAGAACGAGGGAGACGCAGAACGCGCCGGCGGCCGCGTACGTCACCACGTACGCCGTCTTCCCGAGCCAGCGCCGACGCGTTCCGGTCATGCTAGTCGAGAACGTGCGTTTCGAGGTACTCCGCGGGTTCCTCGTACTCGTCCTGGTGGCGGTGACACCGGCTCTGTCGGCCGCTCGACGACACCTGGTGGTCGGCGGGGCGTTCGCGCTCGCAGACGCTCCCGAACTCCTCGCGGAGCGCCGCGCGCGCCGCCTCGCTCTCGCCCGCCCGAATCTGCTCGACGGCCTCCTGGACGTGCGTCTCGACTTCGCTCGGGAGGTCGAGGTCGCCGAACACCTCCTTGACGAGTTCGTCGATGTCCTCGTAGGGGTCGGAGAGCCCCGCGAGTTCGAACACCTGCTGGGTCACCGACTTCTCGCGGCTCTCGCGCTGGCGGAGCACGTCCCGAAACATCTCGACGGCCTCCCAGACGTCGTTGTCGATGTCGCCGTACTTCTCGGGTCGAATCTTCATCGGGCACCGCGTGCTGAACGGACACCCGCTCGGGGGGTCGCGCGGACTCGGCGGCGTCCCCCGCAGGGTGATGCGCTGTTTGTCCGCGGTCGGGTCGGGTTCCGGAATCGCCGACAACAGCGAGTGCGTGTACGGGTTCGCCGGGTCGTCGAACACCTCCTCCGACGGCCCGAGTTCCATCACGTTCCCGAGGTACATCACCGCGACGCGGTCGCAGATGTGCTCGACGACCGCGAGGTCGTGCGCGATGAACAGGTACGTGAGGTCGAACTCGTCCTGGAGGTCTTCGAGGAGGTTCAGAATCTTCGCCTGCACGGACGCGTCCAGCGCCGACACCGGCTCGTCGAGGATGACGAAATCCGGTTCGAGTGCGAGGGCGCGGGCGATGCCGATGCGCTGTTTCTGGCCGCCACTGAACTGGTGGGGGTAGCGGTAGTAGTGCTCCGGCTGGAGGCCCACCGTGTCGAGGAGTTCGCGGACGCGCGCCCGACGCAGGCGGCGCTTCGTCGTGTTCACGCGAACCCGAACCCGGTCGCTCTCCACCGTCACGTCCACGCGCTCGGGTTCGAGCGGAATCTCCTCCCGGATGTCCACGGACGCGCCGCTCTCACTCACGCCGATAGTGATGTCGGGGCGGTCGTGGGCGTCCCGGTCGAACGCCGACACCATGTCGCCCGCGACCTCGCGGCCGTCCGCGTCGGTGAGCGCGACGGAGAGGTACGGCCAGTCGTGCACGTCCAGGGGTTCCTGGACGATTTCGCCGATGGTCATCCGGTCGTTCAGACTGCTGTCCGGGTCCTGGAACACCATCTGGACGTTCCGCCGCCACTGCTTCAGGGCCTTCCCGGAGAGCGCGGTGGCGTCGGTTCCGTCGTACGACACCTCGCCCGCGGTCGCCTGCTCCAGGCGGATGAGCGTGCGGCCGAGCGTCGTCTTCCCGCAGCCGGACTCGCCGACGAGCCCGAGCGTCTCCCCGCGCTTGATGTCGAAGGACACGCCGTCCACGGCCTTCACGGGCTTGTTGTCGAACACGCTGTCGCCGCCGTAGTACGTCTTCAGGTCGCGGACGCGGACGAGCGTGTCGTCTTCGCGGGTCGATTCCGTCGTCGGGTTCGAATCTATCGTGCTCATCGTTCGGCCTCCGCGCCGGTGGTCTGCGACCGGTGGCGCTCGACCGCCGCCTCCTGCGTCTCGTCCTCCGGATAGAGGAGGCAGGCGGCCTCGTGGTCGTCGTTCGCTTCGTTCACGTCCACGAGGACGGGGTGGACGTGGTCGCACTCGTCGAACGCCTTCGGGCACCGCGGCGCGAACCGGCAGTACGTCGCGGGCTCGTTCGGCGTCTCGACGTCGCCCTCGATGATGCTGAGACGGTCGCCGCCCGTGTTCCGCGAGGGAATGCTGTCCAGCAGGCCCTGCGTGTACGGATGCTTGGGGTTCCCGAACAGCTCCTCGGCGCTCGCGCGCTCCACGAGTTCGCCCGCGTACATCACGTTCACGCGGTCGCAGATTTCGGCGACGACCCCCATGTCGTGCGTGATGAACATGATGGAGAGGTCGCGTTCTTTCTGCAACTCCTTCAGGAGTTCCAGAATCTGCGCCTGAATCGTCACGTCGAGCGCCGTCGTCGGCTCGTCACAGATGAGGAGTTCGGGGTCGCAGGCGAGCGCCGTCGCGATGACCGCGCGCTGACGCATCCCGCCCGAGAACTCGTGCGGGTACTCGTTCACGCGCCGGGGCGCGTCCGGAATCCCGACCGCTTCGAGGAGTTCGATGGCCTCCCGGGTCGCCTCCCGGCCGCGCAGGCCCTGGTGGAGCTTGAGCGCTTCCTTGATCTGGTTTCCGACCGTGTAGACGGGGTTGAGGCTCGTGAGCGGGTCCTGGAACACCATCGAGATGGCGCTCCCGCGGAGGCGCTGGCGCGCGTTCTCCGGCATGTTCGCCACGTCCACGTAGCCCGCGGTGACCGTGCCGTCCGCGTCGCGTTCCTCCACGACGACGAAGTCGTCGTCCCCGACGGTGTCGCCGTCGGTGCGGTCGGCGGTCGAGCGACTGTACCGGTCGGCGAACTTCCGCACCGTCTCGATGCCGCGGTACTTGATGTGGCCGTCCGTTATCTTTCCGGGACTCTCGACGAGCCCCATGATGGAGCGCGCGGTGACAGACTTCCCGCTCCCGGACTCGCCGACGATGCCGACGGTCTCGCCGTACCCGATGTCGAACGAGACGCCGTCCGCCGCGCGAATCGTCTCCTTGTCGGTGAAGAACGCCGTGTGGAGGTCTTCGACGGACAGGATGGCGTCCGTGTCGGGGCGTGCGCGAGGCATCACGCACCACCCCCGGTCGCGGCGACCTCGTCGGCGCTCCCGCCTTCGCTCTGCGGGTCGATGGCGTCACGGATGCCGTCGCCGAGCGCGTTGAACCCGACGACGACCGTCGTGATGGCGAGTCCCGGCAGCACCGAGATGTGCCAGGAGTCCGAGATGATGTAGTTCTGGCCGACCGAGACGGCGCGCCCCCACTCGGGCGTCGGCGGTTGCACGCCGATGCCGATGTAGGAGAGGCCGGCGGTCGCGATCATGTACCCGCCCATGCTCATCGACGCGTAGATGAGGAGGTAGCCGACGATGTAGGGCGCGACGTGCTTGCGCATCAGCACGTCCGCGCGCTCACCGAAGGACTCCGCGGCGTCGACCCACTCGTTCTCCACGGTCTGGAACGCCGGGCCGCGAACCGCGCGCCACAGCCCCGTCCACCCCCAGATTCCGAAGATGAGCGCGAGGACGAACGCGCCGCTGTATATTTCGGATATCCACGTGTCGCCGAGCGCGACGCTGAGCATGATGAGCACGAGGAGCTGGGGCATCGCCTGGAACGAGTCACTCACGAGCACGGTCGCGAGGTCGAACACGCCCTTGTAGTACGCGGACATCAGCGCGAGCGACACCGCGATACCGCCCGCGATGGTGATGGCGACCAGGCCGATGAACAGGCTCACCCGCGCCCCGTACGCCATGAACGTGAACAAGTCCTTTCCTGATATCAGCGTGCCGAACGGATGGAATCGGTCGTGGGGGTCGTAGGAACCGATACCGAAGTTCTGACTGTCGCCCTGGGACTTCGAGGCGATGTTCGCCGCGCCCACCGTCACGGTCTGCACGCTCCCGGAGGCTTCGTCGTAGTACTGCACCTGGTGGCTGTACGGGTTCTCGATGTTCGCGTTCGCCGTCGTCGGACTGACGGTCGGCGCGAAGATGGCCATGACGATGAACAGGAAGACGACGACCAATCCGAACGTCCCCCACGAGTGCCCGCGGAGCCGGTCTATCATGTCGTCGGTCGGCGTCCACGCCGCGTACCGGTAGTGCTCGCGGAACACGAGGTAGCCGCGCCACACCCAGTAGAGCACGAAGAACGCGTACGCGTACACGACGACGAGGCGGAGCGCCCACGCGAACGCCGGCGACAGCCCGAGGAACGTGTTCTCCCAGGAACCGTCGGGCATCTGGTAGCCCTGGTTCGGGATGACGCTCCGGTCGAGCAGCGTCGGCAGGCCGTCCACGGCCGCGCCCGCGTCGGCGACGACGCCGAGCACGCCGCCGAGCGGCCCCGAGATGACGCTCGGGAGCGCGCCGAGCAGGGGTTCCGTGATGACGTCGTACGGGAGCGCCATCACGAACCCGGCGAGCGCGCCGAGTTCGAGGGCGATGAGCGCCACGAACACGCCCGCCCAGATGGCGGCGGGCCGCGGGTTCGCCTTGATTCGGTCTGCCAGCGGTTGGTCCGAGTAGTCCGTTGCAGCCATACTATTGTCCCTCGAAACCGACCCGTGGGTCGATTATCGTGTAGAGGATGTCTTGAACGATGTTCATGATGACGAGCAGCAGGATGAAGACGTACATGAGCGCGCTCGCGAGCGGGATGTCGCCGTTCATCATCGATTGCAGGAACACGTAGCCGATGCCGTTGATGGCGAACACGTACTCGATGAGCACGCTCCCGCCGACGAGCACGAACGCCTCCGCCGTGATGACGGGCACCAGGGGGATGAGGGCGTTCCGGAAGATGTGCTTCCAGACGATGGTGCGCGGCGGCAGGCCCTTCGCCTTCGCCATCTCGACGTAGTTCGAGTTCTTCGATTCGAGCATCGCGGTGCGGCCGATACGCATCTCGTTCCCCATCGACGCCGACCCGAGCACGATGGACGCCGGGAGGATTTTCTTCGTCGCCGCGAGGAGGTTCTCCCAGTTCGGCATCGGCAGGCCGAGCGTCGTGTTCGGCCCGAGGAGCTGGCTCAGGTCGGGCGGCCCGATGACTTTCGTCTGGACGACCCAGGTCTCCCAGTTGAACGGCTGGATGCCGCTGACGGCGGGGAGGCTGTTGAGGAAGTTCGCGATGCCGACGGTCGCGCCCTGCGAACTGGACAGGAACTGCATGATGATGACCGCGAGCCAGAAGTTCGGCATCGCACGCCAGACGATACCGCTGAAGGAGGCGGTGTAGTCGCCGAGCGTGTTCGGGTTGAGTCCCGCGTAGAACCCGAGCGGTATCCCGATGAACAGCGGGATGAGAACCGCCCACGCCCCCATCCACATCGTCCGGGGGAGGAATTGGACGACGATTTCGAAGGCGGGCGTCGAGGGCGAGAACACGTAGGACTGCCCGAGGTTGAACGTCAGGAGGTCGGCCATGAAGTCGAAGTAGCGACTCCAGAGCGGTTCGTTCAGGTTCAATTTCCGTCGAATCTCCGCGGCGGCGGGACCGTTCGCGTTCCCGCGCCCGAGGATCGCCGAAACCGGGTCGATCGGCCCTGCGTACAGGATGATGAACGTCAGGGACGTCCCGAAGATGACGACGGGAATCGAGAGGAGGATTCGTTTGAGGAGGTAGGCGAGCCTGTTCATGGCTCTACCCACCGCCCCGTGCCAACCACTTCCATGTTGCGTGCGGTATTGTAGCCCGTGAGCCGTAATTAGGCCTGTCGCTTTAGGTTTCCATTCGTCCGGATAAATGCGTGGCTACCCGCAGAAAATAAATAAACGAGTCGTGTTTCTTTTGTTACTCGTACTGGCCGCGGTCGCCGATGGAGACCTGGTTGAACTTCGTCGCGGCCGTGCCCATCGGGCCGACGCGCGGCTTGTCCACCCAGGGGTACGACATGTGCTCCGCGTTCACGTGGAAGCAGTTGATGAACACCGCGTCCTCCCAGTTCGCCTTCTCCATGTCGACGTAGGCCTCGGCACGCGCCTGCTGCGCTTCCTCGGTCAGGCCGTAGTTCTCCGTGATGGTGTTCCAGGCTTCGCGGGCCGTCTCGGCCGCGTCCGTCCCCTCCCAGTTCGTGTAGGAGACAGCGTTGTCCTGGTCGACCTGCGAGAACTGCGGGGCCATAAGCTGGAGGAAGTTGTCGCCGCCGGGGTAGTCCGCGCCCCAGCCCAGCGTGTAGCCTTCGAGGTTGCCGTTGCGGCCGCGCTCCGTGAGCGTCGCGAACGGAACCTGCTCGTAGTTCATCTTGATGTGGCAGGACGCGAGCTTATCACGCATGAGCTTCGTCTCCTCAGACCACGTCTGGGACTGGTAGGAGGTCATGGTGAACTCGTACTTGTTGTCCTCGCTGTATCCGGCGTCCTCCATGACCTCGCGGGCCTTCTGGAGCATCGTCTCCGCCGCCTGGTTCTCACCGTACCCGTACGGGTAGTCCTGGGCCGCCTCGTTGTAGGCGGACGCGCCGCCGGGGTAGAGACCCGGGGGCAGGAAGAAGTACGCGGGCTTGTACGGACGGCCGAACACCGTGTTGACCATCTGGCGCGCGCTGAACGCGTACGCGAACGCCTGCCGCGCGGGCTTGATGACCTCGTCCGTGTTGAACGCGTAGTAGTACGTCGTGAGTTCGGACGTGCGGTAGTAGTCCGCGGTCATGTCGTTGACGAGCGGACCGTACGTCCCGTAGGGGTGGCCGTTCTCGTCCGTCCCCTCGATGGTGATCTTGTTCGAGTCGTACTTCGAGGACGGGACGTACGGGTGGTCGGCGTTGACGTTCTTCGTCGCGTACGTGTACTGGGCGTTCGTCTTCTCGACGATCTGGAAGTGGACGCCCGCGACGTTCGCGGTCTCGCCGTGGAAGTCGTCGTAGCGTTCGAGGGTCGCTTCGGTACCCTTCGTCCACTTACCGAGCGTGAACGGACCGGTACCCATCGGGCTCTCGGTCGCGTACTCGGACTGGCTGACCTCGCCGCCGTAGCCGTCGATGTCGCCGACGTAGCCCTCCTTCTGGGCCGCGAAGGGGTCGTACGCCATCATTTCGAGCGCCGCGTAGAACGGCTGGTTGAGCTCGACGCGGAACGTGGTCTGGTCGACGGCTTCGACGCCGAGCGAGCCGGAGACGTAGGAGCCGTCGTCGTTCGTCTCGTGCGTGACGCCGAGCACGTTCAGGAGGAACGAGGCGCGGCGGCTGCTGTCGGAGGCCGCGAGGCGCTCCCACGAGTACACCATGTCGGACGCCGTGAACGACGAGCCGTCGTGGAACGTCACGTCCTCCTTGAGGTTGAACGTGAGGACGGTGCTGTCGTCGTTGAGGTCGTAGCCCGTCGCGAGGAAGGTCTCCGCCGTCGTGTACG from Salarchaeum japonicum carries:
- a CDS encoding ABC transporter ATP-binding protein, with translation MPRARPDTDAILSVEDLHTAFFTDKETIRAADGVSFDIGYGETVGIVGESGSGKSVTARSIMGLVESPGKITDGHIKYRGIETVRKFADRYSRSTADRTDGDTVGDDDFVVVEERDADGTVTAGYVDVANMPENARQRLRGSAISMVFQDPLTSLNPVYTVGNQIKEALKLHQGLRGREATREAIELLEAVGIPDAPRRVNEYPHEFSGGMRQRAVIATALACDPELLICDEPTTALDVTIQAQILELLKELQKERDLSIMFITHDMGVVAEICDRVNVMYAGELVERASAEELFGNPKHPYTQGLLDSIPSRNTGGDRLSIIEGDVETPNEPATYCRFAPRCPKAFDECDHVHPVLVDVNEANDDHEAACLLYPEDETQEAAVERHRSQTTGAEAER
- a CDS encoding ABC transporter ATP-binding protein is translated as MSTIDSNPTTESTREDDTLVRVRDLKTYYGGDSVFDNKPVKAVDGVSFDIKRGETLGLVGESGCGKTTLGRTLIRLEQATAGEVSYDGTDATALSGKALKQWRRNVQMVFQDPDSSLNDRMTIGEIVQEPLDVHDWPYLSVALTDADGREVAGDMVSAFDRDAHDRPDITIGVSESGASVDIREEIPLEPERVDVTVESDRVRVRVNTTKRRLRRARVRELLDTVGLQPEHYYRYPHQFSGGQKQRIGIARALALEPDFVILDEPVSALDASVQAKILNLLEDLQDEFDLTYLFIAHDLAVVEHICDRVAVMYLGNVMELGPSEEVFDDPANPYTHSLLSAIPEPDPTADKQRITLRGTPPSPRDPPSGCPFSTRCPMKIRPEKYGDIDNDVWEAVEMFRDVLRQRESREKSVTQQVFELAGLSDPYEDIDELVKEVFGDLDLPSEVETHVQEAVEQIRAGESEAARAALREEFGSVCERERPADHQVSSSGRQSRCHRHQDEYEEPAEYLETHVLD
- a CDS encoding CBS domain-containing protein, yielding MNVADAMTPRSELVTVELPGTREDVLTYLQEREFSSVPVVKESDAGERYRGLVSREDLIEQPDEDQLALLMQDVPTASADASIVEAARLMVAEGARRVPVVGGDDELEGIVTITDVVRAIADGDVAGDSEVGGLARRDVNTVYEGTPLPVSEREIAYANVPYAVVLDDDAEMAGIITEVDVIDVARVVEGEDDIGDSIAGQDDDWMWEGIKAVGNRYFPTRNVEIPGEPVREFMTTDPVTVSSTKTAQEVAQLMLTHDVEQLPLVSGDDLTGIVRDIDLLSAL
- a CDS encoding ABC transporter permease; the encoded protein is MNRLAYLLKRILLSIPVVIFGTSLTFIILYAGPIDPVSAILGRGNANGPAAAEIRRKLNLNEPLWSRYFDFMADLLTFNLGQSYVFSPSTPAFEIVVQFLPRTMWMGAWAVLIPLFIGIPLGFYAGLNPNTLGDYTASFSGIVWRAMPNFWLAVIIMQFLSSSQGATVGIANFLNSLPAVSGIQPFNWETWVVQTKVIGPPDLSQLLGPNTTLGLPMPNWENLLAATKKILPASIVLGSASMGNEMRIGRTAMLESKNSNYVEMAKAKGLPPRTIVWKHIFRNALIPLVPVITAEAFVLVGGSVLIEYVFAINGIGYVFLQSMMNGDIPLASALMYVFILLLVIMNIVQDILYTIIDPRVGFEGQ
- the glyS gene encoding glycine--tRNA ligase; translated protein: MNLDELARRRGFFFQANEAYGGVAGFYTYGPEGASLKRNVEDAWRDRFVTREGNMEIDAPTVTPEPVFEASGHIETFDDMLVECPECGESHRADHLIEDNTGIEDAESLPIPEVEGLIRDHDLVCPNCNTPLAGEDVENFNLMFKTQIGPGDGQTGYMRPETAQGMFVEFPRLKEYAREQLPFGAAQVGTGYRNEISPRNALLRTREFTMAELEYFFDPESDSPDLDAVSDISLTLYPVSEQQAEDGEYVQKTPREAVEEGIVGDEWTAYWLGVSQRWFDRVGVDMNRFRFRQHLPGELSHYASDCWDAESEVDGDWIEIEGLASRTDYDLSKHAKHSGENFTVFKQFDEPKTVERATVDPDMSYLGPEFGGAAGDVADALETLAERDRAAFDDDTVAVDVDGETYEVPVEKTGFAVEEVTEAGRHITPHVVEPAFGVGRVVYTVLAHALDTDEVDGEERDVLRLDPEVAPTFVGVFPLMDKDGLGEEARDLARDLREAGFSVTYDDSGNIGRRYRRQDEVGTPFCVTVDYESLEDGDVTLRDRDSTDQTRVDIDDLPRVLGDLRAGRADFSEL
- a CDS encoding ABC transporter permease, giving the protein MAATDYSDQPLADRIKANPRPAAIWAGVFVALIALELGALAGFVMALPYDVITEPLLGALPSVISGPLGGVLGVVADAGAAVDGLPTLLDRSVIPNQGYQMPDGSWENTFLGLSPAFAWALRLVVVYAYAFFVLYWVWRGYLVFREHYRYAAWTPTDDMIDRLRGHSWGTFGLVVVFLFIVMAIFAPTVSPTTANANIENPYSHQVQYYDEASGSVQTVTVGAANIASKSQGDSQNFGIGSYDPHDRFHPFGTLISGKDLFTFMAYGARVSLFIGLVAITIAGGIAVSLALMSAYYKGVFDLATVLVSDSFQAMPQLLVLIMLSVALGDTWISEIYSGAFVLALIFGIWGWTGLWRAVRGPAFQTVENEWVDAAESFGERADVLMRKHVAPYIVGYLLIYASMSMGGYMIATAGLSYIGIGVQPPTPEWGRAVSVGQNYIISDSWHISVLPGLAITTVVVGFNALGDGIRDAIDPQSEGGSADEVAATGGGA
- a CDS encoding DUF7555 family protein, coding for MTGTRRRWLGKTAYVVTYAAAGAFCVSLVLAAVSALYSAGASGVKFGQFVLGWLLLGYAAIKLRPTAAWKRDTESDEATSARVERTADPVEDDERSDREKAAAAASVLNPFASADGRVGADRSGPDNFGEEEAESGTFARYVARLPPAALVPLHPNDRPRDGVTVAATAVCLLVVSFALEVAFGV
- a CDS encoding dolichol kinase is translated as MSELPRRAVHASTSVVPLAYLLGAPWAYIRGFLVLACVVVAAAEALRLAGTIDHWRIFSKLTREYERENPAGYALGAVAMTLVALAFDPFVAVPAMFMLTLGDPISGILSSGDLGMKQSWVMLATFGFCLAIASLLRVPVPAAIAGAAAAAVADGVKPVVFTYVVDDNFSIPVASASAMWATIHLV
- a CDS encoding DUF7529 family protein; protein product: MVKQGPDSPEKDELAERREQITENPGAKKDAWAQTLADMDALAEELEAEGWTTVTLRAGDTATKGLDSNDDPADDDVQYGIVHVVPDNDAEAFADVFRDDGFPVYDVYRAEVDGRVFFVTELRDPETETAVFIAGNFLRHYAQPLVEAAVEHGTLYTHVQRLDGTHLGSFEHDGYEKFFPEADRVVAEN